CGCGGTTTGTACGACTTCCGGGCCGTCGTGTTGCCGGGTTGTTCAACGGTTTCCGGATCCGTGGGCGTGGGACTTGCGGTGGTCGTCGTCCTCCGTCCTACTGTAAATGACGCTTTCTCCGTACTGGGTGCGGTGGTGCTCGTCGTAGTGGTCGAGGTTTTATAGTCTTTGATACTGAATCGCGGTCGCGTACCGTTTCCGTacttggattttatttttgccCGCGCATCCGCCGCTGCAGCGTCGGAGGCACTCGGCTGAGATGCGGTCGTGGTCGTCGTGGTAGCCGCAGTCGTGGTCGCTGCGGTCGTGGTAGTGGTGGTCGGTGCCAACGTCACTCGTTCAGGCACGTTTTCGTATTCAACTGCCGGGTATGGTTCTTTGGGCCTGGATGACGGCAATGGTTTCTTTTTCTTAAACTTATTCACCGACACCGGAACCGGTCGTTCTTCTCTGACCGGTGCGTAAGTCGTCGACGCCTCAGTTGTGGGGACAATTACCGTTTCGTAATCCTGGTGTTGTTGGTATTGCTGTCGTGGTCGGTAGTCCTGTTGGTGTTCTTGTAACTGTAACTGTTGACGATTAGGTACTGCATACTCATCGTAGTCGTCCGGCACGGCGGTGGTCGTAGTGGTAGTCGTCGTCGTGGTTGGTTTTCGCTTACGCGTTGTCTTGGGCGCGACCGTGGTCGTGGTTGTAGTCGTGGTCGAGGTCGAGGTTAACATCGGCTTGGTAGGACTTTTCAATATGTCATACTGCTCGCTGGACTCGTTCTCGTCCTGTTCCTCGCGAGCGTCGTACTCTGACGAACCACCCACCGTAGCGTCCTTGAAGTACGGCGCCTTTGGACGTCCGTCAGAGGGTTGCTGGTGGCCCAGCGTAACCGGAGTAGGCAGAAAGGCGGGCAGCGCGTTGACTTCCTTCACCGGGAATATCCGATAAAGCTCTTCGTTTTTAGGTGTCGGTGTCTGGTATTTGCTGAATGGCCTGGTCGCTGGGTGCGTAAACGCAGTCGACAAGTCCACGGTCACTGGACGGGTCGGTTGGCTGCCGTGTTCCTGGCCGAACCGCACTTCTGTGCCTACGTTCAGGTTGTGCACATACTGATTGGGttttataaatacgttttgGTCTCCGTTCGTCTGTTCAAACGGTCGTGCGAAATTCGAGATCTGTGGGTACAAGTTTTGGTTTTCGACATGACCTGGATACTTTTGGAAATACTCCGATGGTTCACTTTCTGTAGACGATTtgtactgctgctgctgctgctgctctTGCTGCTGTtttagttgttgttgttgttgttggtggTGGTTGTGGTGGTGGTGTTGGTGTTGTTGCTTATTTTGTTGTGGCTGTTGTTGTATTGAATCTGAGGGGCTCACTAAATAAGGTTTTGGCCGTTGTTCTGCGTACACTTGTTTGTTATTACCCTGTGGTCTCGGGAAAATATGATCATTGGGCACATAATATGGTGTCAGTTTTTTAGGGGGATCTTGTACGATTGGTGGCTCTTTGAACCCAAAGCTCTTAtggttgttattgttgttgttgtgatTGTTGGGGTTGTTGTTGTAATTGTTGGGGTTGTTGTTGTGATTGTTGGGGTTGTTGTTGTAATTGTTGGGGTTGCTGTTGTAATTGTTAGGATTGTTGTTGATGTTATGGAATTGGAAGTTTTGGTAGAATTGTGGAGGTGgttgtggtggtggtggtttttgataattttgaggGTGACGTTGTTGAGCGTTGAAAACTACGATTGCGGGAGGCTTTTGGTCTTCTGGTTCATTGAAATCATTCTGTTGAAAACGTCGGTCGTTAGTCTCTTCGTAATGTCTATCAAAGTTGTAGCTAGGCCTGAAATTTAAAGTGTGTGCTGGCTCTCGTGCTTCGATAGTTGCATGACCGAATTCACTAAAAGAACCTAATATAGTGGGTGGTGGTTGAGCGAACACTTCAATTTTGTTAGAAGCTGCCGGTTGTAGGTTGAGTGGTCGGTTGGTATACCGGACGGGTGGCGTAATATGCACTACCTGTGAAAATCCATTGTTGAGTCTAGTTGACCTTTTATCGATACCAGATACCGGTACCCAGTCGTCTTGCAAATCATTAGAGAAATCCTAAACAATCAATAAATATGTGAAACatgaaaattaacaattatttttaatacaattaaataattaacttacattattttccttgggtaaataaaaatgttcacctTTGACGAACAAAATGAATCCTGAAAGAAACGATAAGTATCATtaacactgtatataatatattataatagctatgaattataatatactaataaataattaaattcttttttgaaaaaaactaatatttacctAAAAGGATACTCAAAGAAATCAAACAAGTAGATGTTCTTACACTCATTGTTCAGTCGTAAAACCCATTTACTCCTGAAATACATACAAAAgtcatatattaaaaacatttatgtaattttacctTCACAGCGTAAATACGtagtttaaaatgaaaaacgtgtaattataaatattttaagcataatTAATTCAATGTCATAAGTCAATAGCTGTACGgatgtatgaattataattcattGGAGTTCCCAAATGTATTTACTTTCTATTCATTACATCACATAGTTTagtatctattaattaatttattatatttttttttaaattattttattttaattgaataatttaaactgTTAAATATTCTAGTTAAtacaacgtattatattatagtactacaaTAACAATAGAGTAAGAAGAAAACTCGAGCagttaaagaataatatttactaataagtTAATGAGTGTGGTTAGTCAGATCATGTTCCTGAAttcacaaaattaataaattaatttgatatcaccacacaacaattaatatttttttaaatatacattaacaaataacaatgtctttttaaatatattttagttcttTTCAGGCAGGagagtgtattaaaaaaaaatacccatatagaaaaaaaatctaaaatatatggagatatattattatagttttaaatatttaaatagttacaacttataacttataactattaactatactaTGAGATAGGAACTTACTCATAAACTAAAACGGTTTTTTCTTCTAGAATGCAAATGTACCTCTCTAACCTACCTAGATACAAAAAACAACTCAACAGTTGTagtactgtacgtctgtacctatatttatattttaatgtttaaccaGTCGAAATTATAACACCGATTTGTTaacatgtatgtattattagttGCATACTCTACGTTTAATAGGGAGCtcacaataaaacattatattacgtatttatttaattgttcaataatttaatataccccAATGAatccattttaattttagaaatcaaCAATTCCGAACTCatttgacaaatatattatattttacattagacAAGAACATAATACTCCAACACCAAAGTTCAAACAGTTTGTTTCAAACTTCAAACAGTTACTAATTACCATAAagtgagttatattttatagttaatagttttctgtattcatattttataattataaatcacatGGTCATcggatttattaaaattggaaaTATACAGTATTTCCCTTAAAAACTGCAagtaacatataaaatattgtaacattatagttttattacctatgtgtttttGAACAAACAATTCTATATTCCgaattcaagtttttttttaattcagtaaaTAATCATTGGGTTtatatgtataagttataacttataatattgcaaGTGATCTTccatcatacaataatatttttaatatgccaCGATCTTTATTGttgataatgattttttttttttaatacatgttctgaactaaaaattaatatctttaagcattttaattaatttgtatattatttaatatgaaattaaaattttgactggaaaaaataactattattatttatactttttccCTTTGAGGCtgttcatattaataaataaataaataatacataatataaatctcCAATGTTTGCCCCGAATAATATCCAAGACTACTGACTTCATATTAAACAAGTGGctctttatattttgtagacaATTTTTCAAAGAAGAACATAGGCAtggttattttttgattttaatttattattatattgtattgattattattgttaaaacaaaaataatacaaaaaaaaaacaataggtattatacctattataggcgtatttaattgttatgttcTGGTTTTTTGGCGaggcaaattaatatttttctcattGGTATccattatattgtaggtatatctgtataaacaataaacatattatcctcatattattgtttatcggtGTTTACAGCTTTAGTAGTCTGCCCAGTATTAGTGTCCATTTTGACAGTGTTtctaaataattctaatttatatcAACGTTTTTACgtcaacaaaaaacaaaatttcatttCCTGTTCTTTTGTCTTTTTACTTAACAGTAGAATGTGTCATTTTACATTCATCTAGTCAAAACGTTCCACGTACGATCGTAAAAAAAAGGAAAGTGTATGACACaataaaacatgtaaaattCACATTTATTGGTAATTTcgcatttgttttttttattgttaataaccCATTACCggtgacgataatattatttaatacgcaCCTTTATATGCGctcaaattgtatacatatacgttGCCATACAAACGTCAATGGAAATTGCTTACTCAATAGTATTATagattctatatttctatatatataatactacataatattatgattttttacgataattcattGAATACAACCAAACTGACAAGCACGAAATGATAACcgcaaaaaaatatgaaaaaattcacCAACACCGGAATAGGTAGATACTGAGTGTACATTTATTATGCTtaagttactataataataaaaatgtaataatataatataataatataatgtaaatacttgTACTTAAGtccattgttt
This portion of the Acyrthosiphon pisum isolate AL4f chromosome A1, pea_aphid_22Mar2018_4r6ur, whole genome shotgun sequence genome encodes:
- the LOC100571993 gene encoding mucin-5AC; the protein is MSVRTSTCLISLSILLGFILFVKGEHFYLPKENNDFSNDLQDDWVPVSGIDKRSTRLNNGFSQVVHITPPVRYTNRPLNLQPAASNKIEVFAQPPPTILGSFSEFGHATIEAREPAHTLNFRPSYNFDRHYEETNDRRFQQNDFNEPEDQKPPAIVVFNAQQRHPQNYQKPPPPQPPPQFYQNFQFHNINNNPNNYNSNPNNYNNNPNNHNNNPNNYNNNPNNHNNNNNNHKSFGFKEPPIVQDPPKKLTPYYVPNDHIFPRPQGNNKQVYAEQRPKPYLVSPSDSIQQQPQQNKQQHQHHHHNHHQQQQQQLKQQQEQQQQQQYKSSTESEPSEYFQKYPGHVENQNLYPQISNFARPFEQTNGDQNVFIKPNQYVHNLNVGTEVRFGQEHGSQPTRPVTVDLSTAFTHPATRPFSKYQTPTPKNEELYRIFPVKEVNALPAFLPTPVTLGHQQPSDGRPKAPYFKDATVGGSSEYDAREEQDENESSEQYDILKSPTKPMLTSTSTTTTTTTTVAPKTTRKRKPTTTTTTTTTTAVPDDYDEYAVPNRQQLQLQEHQQDYRPRQQYQQHQDYETVIVPTTEASTTYAPVREERPVPVSVNKFKKKKPLPSSRPKEPYPAVEYENVPERVTLAPTTTTTTAATTTAATTTTTTASQPSASDAAAADARAKIKSKYGNGTRPRFSIKDYKTSTTTTSTTAPSTEKASFTVGRRTTTTASPTPTDPETVEQPGNTTARKSYKPRVRPNRYKAGTSTTTTTDEPQQQQQQDTTTERAYRSKYKPGKYYNRLRTSTDSAVAVVDEGSELVTATEPTRPAVYSAKRRTVPTIRTAAVQPATVAAAEEYNALRRSSSVSPLDENTSSEAMDAASSEDVDYVATTVAVTPAAPRHKYHTSYAADRPLLPIESFFQSSMASKRHHNEQR